The Anaerolineae bacterium genomic interval CGGTTTGGCCGGGGCCTCGTCATTCTCTCCCGGCTCGCGGCAAGCCAGATTAGCAACCACATCCACCGCAATCACCACCTCGGCCCCTAACCGGCGCGCCACGTCGGCCGGAACGTTATTGAGCACCCCGCCGTCAACCAGCCGGCAGCCGTCTTTTTCTACCGGCGGGAATGCCCCCGGAATAGCCGTTGTGGCCAGCACTGCCTCTACCACCGAACCCTGGTTAAGAATCACTTCCTGGCCGCGCAAAAGGTCCACTGCGGTTAGGGCCAGGGGCAATTGGAGGGCGTCAAAGGTGAGGTTGTCGCCCAAAATTTGAGCAAAGTACTGCCGCACGCGCTGGCTACCCAGCAGGCTGTGCCAGGGCGGCGTCCAGGTGACCAATTTGACCAGGTGGCTCAGATCGGCCATGTGCAGCGCCTCGGTTTCCAGTTCTGCCAGAGATCGGCCCGCAGCATAGGCCGCCGCAATAACGCCGCCCATACTTGTTCCAACCAGGCAATCAAG includes:
- a CDS encoding patatin-like phospholipase family protein — its product is MHNSDRSRFLFRPPHVGLALGGGGARGLAHIGVLKVLEQEQVPLDCLVGTSMGGVIAAAYAAGRSLAELETEALHMADLSHLVKLVTWTPPWHSLLGSQRVRQYFAQILGDNLTFDALQLPLALTAVDLLRGQEVILNQGSVVEAVLATTAIPGAFPPVEKDGCRLVDGGVLNNVPADVARRLGAEVVIAVDVVANLACREPGENDEAPAKPPLPAILRDIWQAELIMIAALSQNRLQRAQPEILIRPQIPVDVTVLTGFTRAGEIIAAGEEATREALPQIREALQSRLRRAHLTWRRLFSRERKPLSQQPVPPS